Proteins encoded in a region of the Esox lucius isolate fEsoLuc1 chromosome 9, fEsoLuc1.pri, whole genome shotgun sequence genome:
- the ccr7 gene encoding C-C chemokine receptor type 7 translates to MTAVKEIFVPALLLWIYFETCLSQDGNMSAGYTTESDDYTTDELDYESYNQQCQKTSNRQFRSWFMPIFYTIICFLGLVGNILVIGTYVYFNRLKTGTDIFLLSLSFADLLFAMSLPLWASNYMMEWMLGMLICKTMHTIYKVSFYSGMFLLTSISVDRYFAISKAVSAHRHRSTAVSVSKWSAVVIWLVALVFSVPEMSYTTISNNTCTPYPAGSDSVRVGIQVSQMVLGFLLPFVVMAFCYGSIVNTLWQARSFEKNKAIKVIFAVVAVFLLCQVPYNLVLLLTTLDTVSGGTKDCNYDNALLYASDVTQFLAFLRCCLNPFVYAFIGVKFRRDLLKLMKDLGCMSQERFFQYTCGKRRSSAAATESETTTTFSP, encoded by the exons ATGACTGCTGTCAAAG AAATCTTTGTACCAGCTCTGCTGCTCTGGATCTACTTTGAG ACTTGCCTGTCTCAGGATGGAAACATGTCTGCTGGGTACACCACTGAGAGCGATGATTACACAACGGACGAGCTGGATTATGAGTCTTATAACCAGCAGTGTCAGAAGACCTCCAACCGCCAGTTCCGCTCCTGGTTCATGCCGATATTCTACACCATCATCTGCTTCCTGGGTTTGGTCGGTAACATCCTGGTGATTGGCACCTATGTCTACTTCAATCGGTTGAAGACTGGTACCGACATTTTCCTGCTCAGCCTGTCCTTCGCCGACCTACTCTTTGCTATGTCGCTGCCCCTCTGGGCGTCCAATTACATGATGGAGTGGATGTTGGGGATGTTAATCTGCAAGACAATGCACACCATCTATAAGGTCAGCTTCTACAGTGGCATGTTCCTCCTCACCTCCATCAGCGTGGACAG GTACTTTGCCATCTCCAAGGCGGTCTCAGCCCACCGTCACCGTTCCACGGCCGTGTCCGTCAGCAAGTGGAGCGCTGTGGTCATCTGGTTGGTGGCTCTGGTGTTCTCTGTGCCCGAGATGTCCTACACCACCATCAGCAACAACACCTGCACTCCCTACCCGGCCGGCTCAGACAGTGTGCGCGTGGGCATCCAGGTAAGCCAGATGGTCCTGGGGTTCCTTCTCCCGTTCGTGGTCATGGCCTTCTGTTACGGCTCCATCGTGAACACCCTGTGGCAGGCCAGGAGCTTTGAGAAGAACAAGGCCATCAAGGTCATCTTCGCCGTGGTGGCCGTCTTCTTGCTCTGCCAGGTGCCCTACAACctggtcctgctgctgaccaCTCTGGACACTGTCAGTGGGGGCACCAAGGACTGCAACTATGACAACGCCCTCCTTTATGCCTCTGATGTCACCCAGTTCCTGGCTTTCCTGAGGTGCTGCCTGAACCCCTTTGTGTATGCATTCATTGGGGTGAAGTTCCGCCGTGACCTGCTGAAGCTGATGAAGGACCTTGGGTGTATGAGCCAGGAGAGGTTCTTTCAGTACACCTGTGGCAAGAGGAGGAGCTCAGCGGCTGCCACAGAGAGTGAAACCACAACTACCTTCTCTCCCTAA